A genomic region of Anopheles aquasalis chromosome Y, idAnoAquaMG_Q_19, whole genome shotgun sequence contains the following coding sequences:
- the LOC126579844 gene encoding uncharacterized protein LOC126579844 isoform X1: MPGHHPPSERRHLAMDDQKIKCSLSMSNKDLRFEWDILAGKDWRKWDKKDLQLAAELGKTLLERNKALEAALKQCQHEIEDKMQEIEQLNKHNVAQREANESRMKIYEQLDLGIWDLEQTKYKLTLENKAEKKKNRQLHSTIEGLEAKVEELTRTLMEERRQMQIEKRDIAEKQAATAGTSTDIVEVPTLPSPASVASDHATQSTTTRAVEELHHNDEADEELIRVMLLLDSTQKNFVQERDKVAELEEQLMALTQENQMLQKKLSQNTNNDEVKTVHQEISLLDELKQGQLCTNCLRDLADRRDENSIISGNDDDDDRSLNNLIEASEMPKTYRSELYIQQLPLETCGEKPQADDGSVTNNLYRELIEYEALLEGHRQKIQLPKSRTSSGSATPVESCLDHSKVVGFGNDLHYSNGFNPPMTSERTNNSQRQGTEAAISTGATRPMVTVPSDNHYRPETASSGYLDDVCHKATQTDEGSRDILCTIANDKDRLGFYVDQSAIDSRFRSIPAHREVFREIVSVLKKEAETREEGEQLPLKDDTTSDFIFTGSAPMAELATIRYTPTTPINEETLYEFGEDDTASFVTTSSAISEQSIAMSECITRAERKKRVRHQASAITTARHGTAGQQKDGGIGSKPPTSANGGGTGTVQQSSVPLEYLSGSKRKSHRRNRNRTTLGNKGSESAELEQQTPVRSKGSRRIRYRPWNPDFMDSFGSSNGPSPRDTDGKRPASLRWDNKTTTIHNRSQPVSKTPSVDVGYPKTTMKSKSRACATINRNAELADDASDIVELVPSTASQHLHMLQEIDLTYAEVLRGANTRQARRPRKPRQQYTQPMELIESPEVRIMKDQLSFP, translated from the exons ATTTACAACTGGCTGCTGAGCTGGGCAAAACGCTCCTGGAGCGCAACAAGGCATTGGAGGCAGCACTAAAACAGTGTCAACATGAAATCGAGGACAAAATGCAAGAGATAGAA CAATTGAACAAACACAATGTCGCACagagagaggcaaacgaaTCGCGAATGAAAATCTACGAGCAGCTGGATTTGGGCATCTGGGATcttgaacaaacaaaatataaattaacattagaaaacaaagcagaaaagaaaaaaaacagaca ATTGCACAGCACTATCGAAGGTCTCGAAGCCAAAGTAGAAGAGCTTACTAGAACACTAATGGAAGAGAGGCGCCAAATGCAGATCGAAAAACGTGATATAGCAGAAAAACAAGCAGCAACTGCTGGCACTAGCACTGATATCGTAGAAGTGCCTACGTTACCGTCTCCGGCGAGTGTAGCTAGTGATCACGCAACACAATCTACAACAACCCGAGCTGTAGAAGAATTGCATCATAACGACGAGGCAGACGAAGAATTAATACGGGTTATGCTGTTGCTCGATAGTACTCAAAAGAACTTTGTGCAGGAGCGGGATAAAGTGGCAGAATTGGAGGAACAGTTAATGGCTCTCACACAAGAGAACCAAATGCTGCAAAAGAAGCTGTCGCAAAATACCAACAACGATGAAGTAAAAACAGTACATCAGGAGATTTCGCTTCTGGATGAATTGAA GCAGGGACAATTGTGCACTAACTGTTTGCGTGACCTCGCCGATCGTCGCGACGAGAACTCTATTATCAgcgggaatgatgatgatgatgatcgcagcCTCAACAATCTGATCGAAGCGTCCGAAATGCCAAAGACTTACCGTTCGGAACTCTATATACAG CAGCTACCCCTCGAGACATGTGGAGAAAAACCGCAAGCTGATGATGGAAGCGTCACGAATAATCTTTACCGGGAGCTGATAGAGTACGAAGCATTGCTCGAGGGTCATCGGCAGAAAATTCAGTTACCAAAGAGTAGGACATCATCTGGTTCCGCCACTCCTGTTGAAAGCTGTCTAGATCATAGTAAAGTTGTTGGGTTTGGAAATGATTTGCACTACTCCAATGGGTTCAATCCGCCAATgacgagtgagcgaacgaacaacaGCCAACGGCAGGGTACTGAAGCAGCGATATCTACTGGCGCGACTCGGCCGATGGTTACAGTCCCTTCCGACAACCATTATCGGCCGGAGACGGCCAGTTCTGGCTACCTGGACGATGTTTGCCATAAGGCGACACAGACGGACGAGGGCTCGCGCGACATCCTGTGCACAATTGCGAATGACAAGGACCGACTCGGCTTCTATGTAGACCAAAGTGCAATCGATTCACGCTTTCGTTCTATTCCGGCGCATCGTGAAGTTTTCCGTGAAATTGTTAGCGTCCTTAAGAAGGAGGCCGAAACCCGAGAAGAGGGTGAACAGTTGCCACTGAAAGATGATACGACATCGGATTTCATCTTTACTGGCTCTGCGCCTATGGCTGAATTGGCGACGATACGGTATACACCGACTACACCAATAAACGAAGAGACGCTGTATGAGTTCGGCGAGGATGATACCGCCAGTTTTGTCACTACATCTTCAGCTATCAGTGAACAGTCAATTGCTATGTCTGAATGCATCACACGAGCTGAGCGTAAAAAAAGGGTACGTCATCAAGCCTCGGCAATTACAACCGCACGCCATGGCACAGCTGGTCAGCAAAAAGACGGTGGTATTGGTTCCaagccaccaaccagcgcAAACGGCGGAGGTACCGGTACAGTGCAGCAATCGTCTGTGCCGCTTGAATATCTCTCCGGGAGCAAGCGTAAATCACATCGCCGGAACCGTAATCGTACGACTCTCGGAAATAAAGGGTCTGAATCTGCagagctggagcagcaaacACCAGTTCGTAGTAAAGGGAGCCGCAGGATTCGCTACCGGCCCTGGAATCCGGACTTTATGGATTCATTCGGTAGCAGCAATGGTCCGTCGCCACGAGACACTGATGGTAAACGACCAGCTAGCTTGAGATGGGATAACAAAACGACAACGATTCACAACCGCTCACAACCAGTATCgaaaacaccgtcagtcgatGTTGGCTACCCAAAAACCacgatgaaatcgaaatcaagagCATGTGCGACCATTAATCGGAATGCCGAATTGGCGGACGATGCGAGTGACATCGTCGAACTCGTGCCCTCGACAGCCTCCCAGCATTTACACATGCTACAGGAGATCGATCTAACCTACGCGGAGGTACTCAGAGGCGCGAATACTCGCCAGGCCCGCAGGCCTCGCAAGCCTCGCCAGCAATACACCCAACCTATGGAGCTAATAGAGAGTCCCGAAGTAAGAATAATGAAGGATCAACTTTCGTTTCCTTAA
- the LOC126579844 gene encoding uncharacterized protein LOC126579844 isoform X3 — MSGLAKDAIDEQIIDESSQCMLDDLQLAAELGKTLLERNKALEAALKQCQHEIEDKMQEIEQLNKHNVAQREANESRMKIYEQLDLGIWDLEQTKYKLTLENKAEKKKNRQLHSTIEGLEAKVEELTRTLMEERRQMQIEKRDIAEKQAATAGTSTDIVEVPTLPSPASVASDHATQSTTTRAVEELHHNDEADEELIRVMLLLDSTQKNFVQERDKVAELEEQLMALTQENQMLQKKLSQNTNNDEVKTVHQEISLLDELKQGQLCTNCLRDLADRRDENSIISGNDDDDDRSLNNLIEASEMPKTYRSELYIQQLPLETCGEKPQADDGSVTNNLYRELIEYEALLEGHRQKIQLPKSRTSSGSATPVESCLDHSKVVGFGNDLHYSNGFNPPMTSERTNNSQRQGTEAAISTGATRPMVTVPSDNHYRPETASSGYLDDVCHKATQTDEGSRDILCTIANDKDRLGFYVDQSAIDSRFRSIPAHREVFREIVSVLKKEAETREEGEQLPLKDDTTSDFIFTGSAPMAELATIRYTPTTPINEETLYEFGEDDTASFVTTSSAISEQSIAMSECITRAERKKRVRHQASAITTARHGTAGQQKDGGIGSKPPTSANGGGTGTVQQSSVPLEYLSGSKRKSHRRNRNRTTLGNKGSESAELEQQTPVRSKGSRRIRYRPWNPDFMDSFGSSNGPSPRDTDGKRPASLRWDNKTTTIHNRSQPVSKTPSVDVGYPKTTMKSKSRACATINRNAELADDASDIVELVPSTASQHLHMLQEIDLTYAEVLRGANTRQARRPRKPRQQYTQPMELIESPEVRIMKDQLSFP; from the exons ATGAGTGGATTGGCGAAGGATGCTATTGACGAGCAGATCATCGATGAAAGCTCACAGTGCATGCTGGATG ATTTACAACTGGCTGCTGAGCTGGGCAAAACGCTCCTGGAGCGCAACAAGGCATTGGAGGCAGCACTAAAACAGTGTCAACATGAAATCGAGGACAAAATGCAAGAGATAGAA CAATTGAACAAACACAATGTCGCACagagagaggcaaacgaaTCGCGAATGAAAATCTACGAGCAGCTGGATTTGGGCATCTGGGATcttgaacaaacaaaatataaattaacattagaaaacaaagcagaaaagaaaaaaaacagaca ATTGCACAGCACTATCGAAGGTCTCGAAGCCAAAGTAGAAGAGCTTACTAGAACACTAATGGAAGAGAGGCGCCAAATGCAGATCGAAAAACGTGATATAGCAGAAAAACAAGCAGCAACTGCTGGCACTAGCACTGATATCGTAGAAGTGCCTACGTTACCGTCTCCGGCGAGTGTAGCTAGTGATCACGCAACACAATCTACAACAACCCGAGCTGTAGAAGAATTGCATCATAACGACGAGGCAGACGAAGAATTAATACGGGTTATGCTGTTGCTCGATAGTACTCAAAAGAACTTTGTGCAGGAGCGGGATAAAGTGGCAGAATTGGAGGAACAGTTAATGGCTCTCACACAAGAGAACCAAATGCTGCAAAAGAAGCTGTCGCAAAATACCAACAACGATGAAGTAAAAACAGTACATCAGGAGATTTCGCTTCTGGATGAATTGAA GCAGGGACAATTGTGCACTAACTGTTTGCGTGACCTCGCCGATCGTCGCGACGAGAACTCTATTATCAgcgggaatgatgatgatgatgatcgcagcCTCAACAATCTGATCGAAGCGTCCGAAATGCCAAAGACTTACCGTTCGGAACTCTATATACAG CAGCTACCCCTCGAGACATGTGGAGAAAAACCGCAAGCTGATGATGGAAGCGTCACGAATAATCTTTACCGGGAGCTGATAGAGTACGAAGCATTGCTCGAGGGTCATCGGCAGAAAATTCAGTTACCAAAGAGTAGGACATCATCTGGTTCCGCCACTCCTGTTGAAAGCTGTCTAGATCATAGTAAAGTTGTTGGGTTTGGAAATGATTTGCACTACTCCAATGGGTTCAATCCGCCAATgacgagtgagcgaacgaacaacaGCCAACGGCAGGGTACTGAAGCAGCGATATCTACTGGCGCGACTCGGCCGATGGTTACAGTCCCTTCCGACAACCATTATCGGCCGGAGACGGCCAGTTCTGGCTACCTGGACGATGTTTGCCATAAGGCGACACAGACGGACGAGGGCTCGCGCGACATCCTGTGCACAATTGCGAATGACAAGGACCGACTCGGCTTCTATGTAGACCAAAGTGCAATCGATTCACGCTTTCGTTCTATTCCGGCGCATCGTGAAGTTTTCCGTGAAATTGTTAGCGTCCTTAAGAAGGAGGCCGAAACCCGAGAAGAGGGTGAACAGTTGCCACTGAAAGATGATACGACATCGGATTTCATCTTTACTGGCTCTGCGCCTATGGCTGAATTGGCGACGATACGGTATACACCGACTACACCAATAAACGAAGAGACGCTGTATGAGTTCGGCGAGGATGATACCGCCAGTTTTGTCACTACATCTTCAGCTATCAGTGAACAGTCAATTGCTATGTCTGAATGCATCACACGAGCTGAGCGTAAAAAAAGGGTACGTCATCAAGCCTCGGCAATTACAACCGCACGCCATGGCACAGCTGGTCAGCAAAAAGACGGTGGTATTGGTTCCaagccaccaaccagcgcAAACGGCGGAGGTACCGGTACAGTGCAGCAATCGTCTGTGCCGCTTGAATATCTCTCCGGGAGCAAGCGTAAATCACATCGCCGGAACCGTAATCGTACGACTCTCGGAAATAAAGGGTCTGAATCTGCagagctggagcagcaaacACCAGTTCGTAGTAAAGGGAGCCGCAGGATTCGCTACCGGCCCTGGAATCCGGACTTTATGGATTCATTCGGTAGCAGCAATGGTCCGTCGCCACGAGACACTGATGGTAAACGACCAGCTAGCTTGAGATGGGATAACAAAACGACAACGATTCACAACCGCTCACAACCAGTATCgaaaacaccgtcagtcgatGTTGGCTACCCAAAAACCacgatgaaatcgaaatcaagagCATGTGCGACCATTAATCGGAATGCCGAATTGGCGGACGATGCGAGTGACATCGTCGAACTCGTGCCCTCGACAGCCTCCCAGCATTTACACATGCTACAGGAGATCGATCTAACCTACGCGGAGGTACTCAGAGGCGCGAATACTCGCCAGGCCCGCAGGCCTCGCAAGCCTCGCCAGCAATACACCCAACCTATGGAGCTAATAGAGAGTCCCGAAGTAAGAATAATGAAGGATCAACTTTCGTTTCCTTAA
- the LOC126579844 gene encoding uncharacterized protein LOC126579844 isoform X2, giving the protein MPGHHPPSERRHLAMDDQKIKCSLSMSNKDLRFEWDILAGKDWRKWDKKDLQLAAELGKTLLERNKALEAALKQCQHEIEDKMQEIEQLNKHNVAQREANESRMKIYEQLDLGIWDLEQTKYKLTLENKAEKKKNRQLHSTIEGLEAKVEELTRTLMEERRQMQIEKRDIAEKQAATAGTSTDIVEVPTLPSPASVASDHATQSTTTRAVEELHHNDEADEELIRVMLLLDSTQKNFVQERDKVAELEEQLMALTQENQMLQKKLSQNTNNDEVKTVHQEISLLDELKQGQLCTNCLRDLADRRDENSIISGNDDDDDRSLNNLIEASEMPKTYRSELYIQLPLETCGEKPQADDGSVTNNLYRELIEYEALLEGHRQKIQLPKSRTSSGSATPVESCLDHSKVVGFGNDLHYSNGFNPPMTSERTNNSQRQGTEAAISTGATRPMVTVPSDNHYRPETASSGYLDDVCHKATQTDEGSRDILCTIANDKDRLGFYVDQSAIDSRFRSIPAHREVFREIVSVLKKEAETREEGEQLPLKDDTTSDFIFTGSAPMAELATIRYTPTTPINEETLYEFGEDDTASFVTTSSAISEQSIAMSECITRAERKKRVRHQASAITTARHGTAGQQKDGGIGSKPPTSANGGGTGTVQQSSVPLEYLSGSKRKSHRRNRNRTTLGNKGSESAELEQQTPVRSKGSRRIRYRPWNPDFMDSFGSSNGPSPRDTDGKRPASLRWDNKTTTIHNRSQPVSKTPSVDVGYPKTTMKSKSRACATINRNAELADDASDIVELVPSTASQHLHMLQEIDLTYAEVLRGANTRQARRPRKPRQQYTQPMELIESPEVRIMKDQLSFP; this is encoded by the exons ATTTACAACTGGCTGCTGAGCTGGGCAAAACGCTCCTGGAGCGCAACAAGGCATTGGAGGCAGCACTAAAACAGTGTCAACATGAAATCGAGGACAAAATGCAAGAGATAGAA CAATTGAACAAACACAATGTCGCACagagagaggcaaacgaaTCGCGAATGAAAATCTACGAGCAGCTGGATTTGGGCATCTGGGATcttgaacaaacaaaatataaattaacattagaaaacaaagcagaaaagaaaaaaaacagaca ATTGCACAGCACTATCGAAGGTCTCGAAGCCAAAGTAGAAGAGCTTACTAGAACACTAATGGAAGAGAGGCGCCAAATGCAGATCGAAAAACGTGATATAGCAGAAAAACAAGCAGCAACTGCTGGCACTAGCACTGATATCGTAGAAGTGCCTACGTTACCGTCTCCGGCGAGTGTAGCTAGTGATCACGCAACACAATCTACAACAACCCGAGCTGTAGAAGAATTGCATCATAACGACGAGGCAGACGAAGAATTAATACGGGTTATGCTGTTGCTCGATAGTACTCAAAAGAACTTTGTGCAGGAGCGGGATAAAGTGGCAGAATTGGAGGAACAGTTAATGGCTCTCACACAAGAGAACCAAATGCTGCAAAAGAAGCTGTCGCAAAATACCAACAACGATGAAGTAAAAACAGTACATCAGGAGATTTCGCTTCTGGATGAATTGAA GCAGGGACAATTGTGCACTAACTGTTTGCGTGACCTCGCCGATCGTCGCGACGAGAACTCTATTATCAgcgggaatgatgatgatgatgatcgcagcCTCAACAATCTGATCGAAGCGTCCGAAATGCCAAAGACTTACCGTTCGGAACTCTATATACAG CTACCCCTCGAGACATGTGGAGAAAAACCGCAAGCTGATGATGGAAGCGTCACGAATAATCTTTACCGGGAGCTGATAGAGTACGAAGCATTGCTCGAGGGTCATCGGCAGAAAATTCAGTTACCAAAGAGTAGGACATCATCTGGTTCCGCCACTCCTGTTGAAAGCTGTCTAGATCATAGTAAAGTTGTTGGGTTTGGAAATGATTTGCACTACTCCAATGGGTTCAATCCGCCAATgacgagtgagcgaacgaacaacaGCCAACGGCAGGGTACTGAAGCAGCGATATCTACTGGCGCGACTCGGCCGATGGTTACAGTCCCTTCCGACAACCATTATCGGCCGGAGACGGCCAGTTCTGGCTACCTGGACGATGTTTGCCATAAGGCGACACAGACGGACGAGGGCTCGCGCGACATCCTGTGCACAATTGCGAATGACAAGGACCGACTCGGCTTCTATGTAGACCAAAGTGCAATCGATTCACGCTTTCGTTCTATTCCGGCGCATCGTGAAGTTTTCCGTGAAATTGTTAGCGTCCTTAAGAAGGAGGCCGAAACCCGAGAAGAGGGTGAACAGTTGCCACTGAAAGATGATACGACATCGGATTTCATCTTTACTGGCTCTGCGCCTATGGCTGAATTGGCGACGATACGGTATACACCGACTACACCAATAAACGAAGAGACGCTGTATGAGTTCGGCGAGGATGATACCGCCAGTTTTGTCACTACATCTTCAGCTATCAGTGAACAGTCAATTGCTATGTCTGAATGCATCACACGAGCTGAGCGTAAAAAAAGGGTACGTCATCAAGCCTCGGCAATTACAACCGCACGCCATGGCACAGCTGGTCAGCAAAAAGACGGTGGTATTGGTTCCaagccaccaaccagcgcAAACGGCGGAGGTACCGGTACAGTGCAGCAATCGTCTGTGCCGCTTGAATATCTCTCCGGGAGCAAGCGTAAATCACATCGCCGGAACCGTAATCGTACGACTCTCGGAAATAAAGGGTCTGAATCTGCagagctggagcagcaaacACCAGTTCGTAGTAAAGGGAGCCGCAGGATTCGCTACCGGCCCTGGAATCCGGACTTTATGGATTCATTCGGTAGCAGCAATGGTCCGTCGCCACGAGACACTGATGGTAAACGACCAGCTAGCTTGAGATGGGATAACAAAACGACAACGATTCACAACCGCTCACAACCAGTATCgaaaacaccgtcagtcgatGTTGGCTACCCAAAAACCacgatgaaatcgaaatcaagagCATGTGCGACCATTAATCGGAATGCCGAATTGGCGGACGATGCGAGTGACATCGTCGAACTCGTGCCCTCGACAGCCTCCCAGCATTTACACATGCTACAGGAGATCGATCTAACCTACGCGGAGGTACTCAGAGGCGCGAATACTCGCCAGGCCCGCAGGCCTCGCAAGCCTCGCCAGCAATACACCCAACCTATGGAGCTAATAGAGAGTCCCGAAGTAAGAATAATGAAGGATCAACTTTCGTTTCCTTAA
- the LOC126579898 gene encoding uncharacterized protein LOC126579898, whose amino-acid sequence MLWIYLTGNMWGKCSNGTEGVGCGRPETFRNCADISIVSNTGGGRPPLFVGSNNPFLLYYKDYRDPKPDNVYPLIIRDQVCVPTEAYRSFIGMEDWCQSNCLRYPPNCPESVCYCP is encoded by the exons ATGCTATGGATCTACCTGACCGGAAACATGTGGGGCAAGTGCAGCAACGGTACCGAAGGTGTGGGCTGTGGTCGACCAG AAACGTTTCGCAACTGTGCGGATATAAGCATCGTATCCAACACGGGCGGTGGGAGACCACCGCTCTTTGTGGGAAGTAACAACCCGTTCTTGCTGTATTACAAAGACTACCGTGACCCCAAACCGGACAATGTTTACCCGCTGATCATTCG GGACCAGGTGTGCGTACCTACTGAGGCTTACCGTAGCTTCATTGGCATGGAGGACTGGTGCCAGAGTAACTGTTTGCGCTACCCACCTAACTGTCCGGAATCGGTTTGCTACTGTCCGTGA
- the LOC126579844 gene encoding uncharacterized protein LOC126579844 isoform X4, with protein MLDDLQLAAELGKTLLERNKALEAALKQCQHEIEDKMQEIEQLNKHNVAQREANESRMKIYEQLDLGIWDLEQTKYKLTLENKAEKKKNRQLHSTIEGLEAKVEELTRTLMEERRQMQIEKRDIAEKQAATAGTSTDIVEVPTLPSPASVASDHATQSTTTRAVEELHHNDEADEELIRVMLLLDSTQKNFVQERDKVAELEEQLMALTQENQMLQKKLSQNTNNDEVKTVHQEISLLDELKQGQLCTNCLRDLADRRDENSIISGNDDDDDRSLNNLIEASEMPKTYRSELYIQQLPLETCGEKPQADDGSVTNNLYRELIEYEALLEGHRQKIQLPKSRTSSGSATPVESCLDHSKVVGFGNDLHYSNGFNPPMTSERTNNSQRQGTEAAISTGATRPMVTVPSDNHYRPETASSGYLDDVCHKATQTDEGSRDILCTIANDKDRLGFYVDQSAIDSRFRSIPAHREVFREIVSVLKKEAETREEGEQLPLKDDTTSDFIFTGSAPMAELATIRYTPTTPINEETLYEFGEDDTASFVTTSSAISEQSIAMSECITRAERKKRVRHQASAITTARHGTAGQQKDGGIGSKPPTSANGGGTGTVQQSSVPLEYLSGSKRKSHRRNRNRTTLGNKGSESAELEQQTPVRSKGSRRIRYRPWNPDFMDSFGSSNGPSPRDTDGKRPASLRWDNKTTTIHNRSQPVSKTPSVDVGYPKTTMKSKSRACATINRNAELADDASDIVELVPSTASQHLHMLQEIDLTYAEVLRGANTRQARRPRKPRQQYTQPMELIESPEVRIMKDQLSFP; from the exons ATGCTGGATG ATTTACAACTGGCTGCTGAGCTGGGCAAAACGCTCCTGGAGCGCAACAAGGCATTGGAGGCAGCACTAAAACAGTGTCAACATGAAATCGAGGACAAAATGCAAGAGATAGAA CAATTGAACAAACACAATGTCGCACagagagaggcaaacgaaTCGCGAATGAAAATCTACGAGCAGCTGGATTTGGGCATCTGGGATcttgaacaaacaaaatataaattaacattagaaaacaaagcagaaaagaaaaaaaacagaca ATTGCACAGCACTATCGAAGGTCTCGAAGCCAAAGTAGAAGAGCTTACTAGAACACTAATGGAAGAGAGGCGCCAAATGCAGATCGAAAAACGTGATATAGCAGAAAAACAAGCAGCAACTGCTGGCACTAGCACTGATATCGTAGAAGTGCCTACGTTACCGTCTCCGGCGAGTGTAGCTAGTGATCACGCAACACAATCTACAACAACCCGAGCTGTAGAAGAATTGCATCATAACGACGAGGCAGACGAAGAATTAATACGGGTTATGCTGTTGCTCGATAGTACTCAAAAGAACTTTGTGCAGGAGCGGGATAAAGTGGCAGAATTGGAGGAACAGTTAATGGCTCTCACACAAGAGAACCAAATGCTGCAAAAGAAGCTGTCGCAAAATACCAACAACGATGAAGTAAAAACAGTACATCAGGAGATTTCGCTTCTGGATGAATTGAA GCAGGGACAATTGTGCACTAACTGTTTGCGTGACCTCGCCGATCGTCGCGACGAGAACTCTATTATCAgcgggaatgatgatgatgatgatcgcagcCTCAACAATCTGATCGAAGCGTCCGAAATGCCAAAGACTTACCGTTCGGAACTCTATATACAG CAGCTACCCCTCGAGACATGTGGAGAAAAACCGCAAGCTGATGATGGAAGCGTCACGAATAATCTTTACCGGGAGCTGATAGAGTACGAAGCATTGCTCGAGGGTCATCGGCAGAAAATTCAGTTACCAAAGAGTAGGACATCATCTGGTTCCGCCACTCCTGTTGAAAGCTGTCTAGATCATAGTAAAGTTGTTGGGTTTGGAAATGATTTGCACTACTCCAATGGGTTCAATCCGCCAATgacgagtgagcgaacgaacaacaGCCAACGGCAGGGTACTGAAGCAGCGATATCTACTGGCGCGACTCGGCCGATGGTTACAGTCCCTTCCGACAACCATTATCGGCCGGAGACGGCCAGTTCTGGCTACCTGGACGATGTTTGCCATAAGGCGACACAGACGGACGAGGGCTCGCGCGACATCCTGTGCACAATTGCGAATGACAAGGACCGACTCGGCTTCTATGTAGACCAAAGTGCAATCGATTCACGCTTTCGTTCTATTCCGGCGCATCGTGAAGTTTTCCGTGAAATTGTTAGCGTCCTTAAGAAGGAGGCCGAAACCCGAGAAGAGGGTGAACAGTTGCCACTGAAAGATGATACGACATCGGATTTCATCTTTACTGGCTCTGCGCCTATGGCTGAATTGGCGACGATACGGTATACACCGACTACACCAATAAACGAAGAGACGCTGTATGAGTTCGGCGAGGATGATACCGCCAGTTTTGTCACTACATCTTCAGCTATCAGTGAACAGTCAATTGCTATGTCTGAATGCATCACACGAGCTGAGCGTAAAAAAAGGGTACGTCATCAAGCCTCGGCAATTACAACCGCACGCCATGGCACAGCTGGTCAGCAAAAAGACGGTGGTATTGGTTCCaagccaccaaccagcgcAAACGGCGGAGGTACCGGTACAGTGCAGCAATCGTCTGTGCCGCTTGAATATCTCTCCGGGAGCAAGCGTAAATCACATCGCCGGAACCGTAATCGTACGACTCTCGGAAATAAAGGGTCTGAATCTGCagagctggagcagcaaacACCAGTTCGTAGTAAAGGGAGCCGCAGGATTCGCTACCGGCCCTGGAATCCGGACTTTATGGATTCATTCGGTAGCAGCAATGGTCCGTCGCCACGAGACACTGATGGTAAACGACCAGCTAGCTTGAGATGGGATAACAAAACGACAACGATTCACAACCGCTCACAACCAGTATCgaaaacaccgtcagtcgatGTTGGCTACCCAAAAACCacgatgaaatcgaaatcaagagCATGTGCGACCATTAATCGGAATGCCGAATTGGCGGACGATGCGAGTGACATCGTCGAACTCGTGCCCTCGACAGCCTCCCAGCATTTACACATGCTACAGGAGATCGATCTAACCTACGCGGAGGTACTCAGAGGCGCGAATACTCGCCAGGCCCGCAGGCCTCGCAAGCCTCGCCAGCAATACACCCAACCTATGGAGCTAATAGAGAGTCCCGAAGTAAGAATAATGAAGGATCAACTTTCGTTTCCTTAA